A single genomic interval of Croceibacter atlanticus HTCC2559 harbors:
- a CDS encoding YHS domain-containing (seleno)protein, whose amino-acid sequence MKKIALLAFTTLLLVACASQNIGPNVNGNGYMADGYDVTEYFNDNATEGFDRYSTTYNGAKYKFVNQNNLDKFKANPEKYEPQYNGYCAYAVGAQNKKISINPESYEIRDGKLYLFYDNIFADTKKKWDEEGPEQLQSKADENWKTLKNN is encoded by the coding sequence ATGAAAAAGATTGCATTATTAGCATTTACCACATTATTACTTGTGGCGTGTGCATCGCAGAATATTGGACCAAATGTAAATGGCAATGGCTATATGGCAGATGGTTATGATGTTACAGAATATTTTAACGACAATGCTACAGAAGGCTTTGATCGTTACTCAACAACATATAATGGCGCCAAATATAAATTTGTAAACCAAAATAATTTGGACAAGTTTAAAGCTAATCCTGAGAAGTACGAGCCGCAATATAACGGGTATTGTGCTTATGCAGTAGGTGCACAAAACAAGAAAATTAGCATAAACCCAGAATCTTATGAAATTAGAGATGGTAAACTATACTTGTTTTATGACAATATCTTTGCCGACACTAAAAAGAAATGGGACGAAGAAGGTCCAGAACAATTACAGAGCAAAGCAGATGAGAATTGGAAGACCTTAAAAAATAATTAA
- a CDS encoding GyrI-like domain-containing protein, which produces MTPRIETLKPTVLVGMHNTMSIAANTTQQLWQRFMPKHKSILNRGDAILYSAEVYPSVDYFKSYNPEAEFQKWAAVAVHSSQSIPETMDMLMVQGDYAVFTYTGLASDVYKAYQFIYSKWLPASKYKLSNRPHFAKMDSTYNPNDPSSQEELWIPIQLKE; this is translated from the coding sequence ATGACACCAAGAATTGAAACTTTAAAACCTACAGTGTTAGTTGGTATGCACAACACAATGAGTATTGCGGCAAACACCACACAACAGCTTTGGCAAAGGTTTATGCCGAAACATAAATCCATATTAAATAGGGGTGATGCTATCTTATATTCGGCTGAGGTTTATCCTTCAGTAGACTATTTTAAGAGTTATAATCCAGAAGCAGAATTTCAAAAATGGGCAGCAGTTGCAGTCCACTCATCTCAAAGTATCCCTGAAACTATGGATATGCTAATGGTGCAAGGAGATTATGCAGTTTTCACCTATACAGGGTTAGCTAGCGACGTATATAAAGCCTACCAATTTATATATTCAAAATGGCTTCCTGCTTCAAAATATAAACTATCTAATAGACCACATTTTGCGAAGATGGATAGTACCTACAACCCAAATGATCCTAGCTCTCAAGAAGAATTATGGATACCCATTCAGTTAAAAGAGTAA
- a CDS encoding pentapeptide repeat-containing protein, whose protein sequence is MEHQFIADQELSQKDFTVEAFAVGDYESCTFKNCNFANVNLSQVKFIDCEFEACNLSSANIYETGFQDVAFFECKMLGLQFDKADTFGFSIIVKDCQLNHASFYKVNLNSSSFEGCNFQQADFSEASLKGITLTNCNFQLAVFDGTNLEHANFKGATNYTINPEKNRITKAKFNYPEVLGLLEAYQITVED, encoded by the coding sequence ATGGAGCATCAATTTATAGCAGACCAAGAACTATCTCAAAAAGATTTTACTGTTGAAGCATTTGCTGTGGGAGATTACGAGTCTTGCACGTTTAAGAATTGCAATTTTGCAAATGTTAACCTTTCTCAGGTTAAGTTTATAGATTGTGAATTTGAAGCCTGTAACTTAAGCTCTGCTAATATTTATGAAACCGGATTTCAAGATGTAGCATTCTTTGAATGTAAGATGTTAGGATTACAATTTGATAAAGCAGATACGTTTGGGTTTTCAATAATCGTAAAAGATTGCCAATTAAATCACGCTTCATTTTACAAGGTAAATTTAAATTCAAGTTCTTTTGAAGGCTGTAATTTTCAGCAAGCAGATTTCTCTGAAGCTTCTTTAAAAGGAATAACCCTTACAAATTGTAATTTTCAATTAGCAGTGTTTGATGGTACCAACTTAGAACACGCCAATTTTAAAGGCGCCACAAACTACACTATAAACCCAGAAAAGAACCGAATTACTAAGGCGAAATTTAATTATCCAGAAGTTTTAGGATTGTTAGAAGCGTACCAAATAACAGTTGAAGATTAA
- a CDS encoding YitT family protein, whose translation MHSFFIKVIIKATRTFKDEDHGDYYSDYEIAKRYREFIRLSKRFFKNFILIVAGIFSASFGFKGFLLTNDFIDGGATGISLLLAALTVVPLYALIILVNLPFVILGYKIMGKSFAIKTAFAIAGLAICVAVVPFPNVTNDDLLVAVFGGFFLGAGIGLAIRGGAVIDGTEVLAIYLSRKFAVTIGDVIIIINVLIFSVAAYFLSIEIALYSMITYIAASKTLDFIIEGIEEYIGVTIIASQSDRIKKMIIEKLGRGVTIYKGKGGFIQDGLSKDHDIIYTVITRLELNNLNSEIERIEPSAFIVMNSIKDIKGGMIKKRPLKH comes from the coding sequence ATGCATTCGTTTTTTATAAAGGTCATAATTAAAGCTACGCGCACATTTAAAGATGAAGATCACGGCGATTATTATTCAGATTATGAAATTGCCAAACGCTACCGAGAATTTATAAGACTTAGCAAACGCTTTTTTAAAAACTTCATTTTAATTGTTGCTGGTATTTTTTCAGCATCATTTGGCTTTAAAGGATTTTTACTTACTAATGATTTTATAGATGGTGGCGCCACTGGTATCTCACTACTATTAGCTGCACTAACAGTCGTGCCACTTTACGCACTTATTATTTTAGTAAACCTGCCTTTTGTAATCTTAGGCTATAAGATTATGGGAAAAAGCTTTGCCATAAAAACAGCCTTTGCCATTGCAGGATTAGCAATATGTGTGGCGGTAGTACCATTTCCTAATGTCACTAATGATGATTTGCTTGTAGCTGTCTTTGGTGGTTTTTTCTTAGGTGCAGGAATAGGTCTTGCCATACGTGGTGGCGCGGTGATAGATGGCACCGAAGTTTTAGCCATTTACTTAAGCAGAAAGTTTGCAGTAACCATTGGTGATGTTATAATCATAATTAACGTTTTAATTTTCTCTGTAGCTGCTTATTTTCTTTCTATTGAAATTGCCTTGTACTCTATGATCACCTACATTGCTGCTTCTAAAACCTTAGACTTTATTATTGAAGGTATAGAAGAATATATAGGTGTTACCATTATTGCCTCTCAAAGCGACCGCATAAAAAAAATGATTATTGAAAAACTGGGTAGAGGTGTTACCATCTACAAGGGTAAAGGTGGTTTTATACAAGATGGTTTAAGTAAAGATCACGATATTATTTATACGGTAATTACAAGGTTGGAGCTTAATAATCTAAATTCTGAAATAGAGCGAATTGAGCCAAGTGCTTTTATTGTAATGAATAGTATTAAGGATATTAAAGGTGGTATGATTAAAAAACGACCGTTAAAACATTAG
- a CDS encoding GNAT family N-acetyltransferase: MKAITIVNRALTPKESNQVNLGFDTLMREEHVALEKTEPIHFVAIQEDYLIGCAIGLAHKNGDVFSGWFHLTDLFVEKEFRNLGIGASLLKELEAHCKAIGVTKIWLWTSGAASVRFYNRHEYSQFAELEQWYSDGSSRIGLRKTI; this comes from the coding sequence ATGAAAGCTATAACAATTGTAAATAGAGCATTAACACCTAAGGAAAGCAATCAAGTAAATTTAGGGTTTGATACATTAATGCGAGAAGAGCATGTAGCGTTAGAGAAAACAGAACCCATACATTTTGTAGCAATACAAGAAGATTATCTTATTGGCTGCGCTATAGGATTAGCACATAAAAACGGCGACGTATTTTCAGGTTGGTTTCACTTAACAGATTTGTTTGTAGAGAAAGAATTTCGAAATTTAGGCATAGGCGCATCACTTTTAAAAGAACTTGAAGCACACTGCAAAGCAATTGGTGTTACTAAAATTTGGTTATGGACATCTGGAGCAGCTTCGGTTAGATTTTATAACAGACACGAGTATTCACAATTTGCAGAATTAGAACAGTGGTATTCAGATGGTAGCAGCCGTATTGGACTACGAAAAACAATTTAA
- a CDS encoding serine hydrolase domain-containing protein, protein MKSPTPKQIIRMLLFVGTAISLYFVPWPIVTAWITPLPNTIQEQVNNAKDYGFDGIVVYVDKGQDKEPEFYTSGYKNRALQTPADPQALFKIASVSKLYVALSIAKLERSGKLSIHKTLSHYLPELEGSIDNAKDITLKMMVTHRSGIPNYTDVPNFWANPPSSEQKILELVLNTPANFKPDQDYEYSNTNYLLLGRVMDRVLGYSHLQYIQLEILNPLQLNNTYTSLNDVNIEDVMSGYYVGYEEDLKTDYIGSMLATAQDLGKFIRALNDGSAFSDAKEQEIYTSLYKFNHTGLIPGYQTIAEYHQDINTVVIQFTNTVNFNGYNWNLSEIMYSRILKILKSKD, encoded by the coding sequence ATGAAATCACCAACCCCAAAACAAATTATTAGAATGCTACTGTTTGTGGGAACAGCTATCTCATTGTATTTTGTGCCGTGGCCAATAGTTACAGCTTGGATAACACCTTTACCAAATACTATACAGGAACAAGTAAACAACGCTAAAGATTATGGGTTTGATGGTATTGTAGTATATGTAGATAAGGGTCAAGATAAGGAACCAGAGTTTTACACTTCAGGATATAAGAATAGAGCATTACAAACACCAGCAGATCCTCAAGCCTTATTTAAAATAGCAAGTGTAAGTAAACTTTATGTAGCACTTTCCATAGCCAAATTAGAGCGTAGCGGTAAACTTTCAATACATAAAACGCTATCCCATTACCTGCCAGAATTAGAAGGAAGTATAGATAATGCTAAAGACATAACCCTAAAAATGATGGTTACCCATAGAAGCGGTATTCCCAACTATACAGATGTGCCTAATTTTTGGGCAAATCCACCAAGTAGTGAACAGAAGATCCTCGAGCTTGTCTTAAATACGCCAGCCAATTTTAAGCCAGATCAGGATTATGAGTACAGTAATACCAATTACTTATTGCTTGGTCGTGTAATGGATCGTGTTTTAGGATATAGCCATTTACAATATATACAACTAGAAATTTTAAATCCGTTGCAATTAAACAATACGTACACTTCTTTAAATGATGTGAATATCGAAGACGTTATGAGTGGCTATTATGTAGGTTATGAGGAAGATCTTAAGACAGATTATATTGGGTCTATGCTTGCTACTGCACAAGATTTAGGCAAGTTTATAAGAGCGTTAAACGATGGCTCTGCATTTTCTGATGCTAAGGAACAAGAGATATACACATCCCTTTATAAATTTAATCATACTGGCCTTATACCAGGATACCAAACCATAGCAGAATACCACCAAGATATTAATACGGTTGTTATTCAGTTTACTAACACCGTAAATTTTAATGGCTACAATTGGAACTTATCTGAGATTATGTATAGTCGAATTTTAAAAATTCTGAAGTCAAAAGATTAA
- a CDS encoding WG repeat-containing protein, with protein sequence MKINILIVFLVLLNFSAYSQDCNSLLKNGENYAAGDNAISWCDFETQTDYVKCMCDREINYQNQVKEEKRIGDKYNSDLKNLRGQRENAASSGNYKLAIEYIDQQIDLVIKNPVNHPQYFIDNELRTLRSQKKQYENQLGNNENSQNNEQRDSYTQKSNDVTSNKNNQPNDAQDFIDNQKAATVKYDAALEKLGNTLTTQFTEMSNNWAKEQDYINQISSFSQIKSTSVTGIIKEARQKQKQLEDVFNKKARDLDKDLATARTRVLAAAKNETQAAVGELLTTTATVLARRKLEKEERNARQNLERQKERELSKIAEKLKEKYLPIRQNALKAATLALSEDAEEFYLKQYEFAACMMKDADEIIRGGNYCKDPGNRSFKNNSKNISGETYYNTFSRKSNSSNESIKQKAPYFLELALQKKPNNPKWLYEKSQLKNIELIEKLAILKKVIALDNKNVAYGTAYDSTLKEYKKFLEQERIFEEQKAKYGSDIVKKTIIQASNSNYNWAERENVKLVYVPKRNETFFINKQGKTILNTSKYDTVTDFFEGLALVSKDERYGFINIKGETIIPLKYKNARTFDEGMAFVVDVETYLAGFINKNGETVIPFEYIDVSSFSEGLAFATKLKDGKKRTQDYVPESDKNSFYIDRKGNVKISGKFDKGVSFINKSAVVKKSKTSTFMGGGNDKYKYIDTNGEYLFNEGFDIARPFNNKGYAIVANEKFASGLRWFIIDSKGEKTSKITFGNEPKFINNVAIANIGGSSDYTSKYVIIDDTGKVLTNKEYKRIESFKDGLALAKDEYDQSIYLNLLGEEIDNDDEILFKRKENEVLEIEELKDLKSIDELENSLKEIYIQVWKTDDGFLVQHNNQNSNNRGFFNWKGENIIPVKYPWLTPFSDGLAVFSEVKGKYGYMNLQGDSVIDPIYDFAEMHSEGIAIVTLNKKMGFIDTNGKIVIPIEYQAVFAFTEGLARICDNGKCGYINENAEIVIPLKYIMVEPFKNGKAKVSLKKPKKNDYFYINKFGEKVE encoded by the coding sequence ATGAAAATAAATATACTCATAGTATTTCTGGTTCTTTTAAATTTTTCAGCATACTCTCAAGACTGCAATTCATTACTAAAAAACGGTGAAAATTATGCTGCTGGTGACAATGCAATTTCGTGGTGTGATTTTGAAACACAAACAGATTACGTAAAATGTATGTGTGATAGAGAAATTAATTATCAAAATCAAGTTAAGGAAGAAAAACGTATTGGTGATAAATACAATTCAGACTTAAAAAACCTAAGAGGTCAAAGAGAAAATGCCGCATCTTCTGGCAATTATAAATTAGCTATAGAATATATTGATCAGCAGATAGATCTTGTAATAAAGAATCCTGTTAATCATCCGCAATATTTTATAGATAACGAGTTAAGAACGCTTAGATCTCAAAAAAAACAATACGAAAATCAATTAGGTAATAATGAAAATTCGCAAAACAATGAACAAAGAGATTCTTACACTCAAAAAAGCAACGACGTAACCTCTAATAAAAACAATCAACCTAATGATGCTCAAGATTTTATTGATAATCAAAAAGCCGCTACTGTAAAATATGATGCTGCATTAGAAAAATTAGGTAATACCTTAACTACTCAATTTACCGAAATGTCTAATAATTGGGCAAAAGAGCAAGATTATATAAATCAAATATCAAGTTTTTCTCAAATAAAATCTACAAGTGTAACTGGTATTATTAAAGAAGCTAGGCAGAAACAAAAACAGCTAGAAGATGTTTTTAATAAAAAAGCTAGAGACCTAGACAAAGATCTTGCCACAGCTAGAACCCGAGTACTTGCAGCTGCAAAGAATGAAACACAGGCTGCTGTAGGAGAATTATTAACAACAACAGCTACAGTTTTGGCAAGAAGAAAACTGGAAAAAGAAGAACGTAATGCAAGACAAAATCTTGAAAGGCAGAAGGAACGAGAACTTTCAAAAATAGCTGAGAAATTAAAGGAAAAATACCTCCCAATAAGACAAAATGCACTTAAAGCTGCAACACTTGCACTTTCTGAAGATGCTGAAGAATTTTATTTAAAACAATATGAGTTTGCAGCGTGTATGATGAAAGATGCTGATGAAATTATTAGAGGAGGCAATTATTGCAAAGACCCTGGGAATAGAAGTTTTAAAAATAATAGTAAAAATATCTCTGGTGAAACCTATTATAATACGTTTAGTCGTAAATCTAACAGTAGTAATGAAAGTATAAAACAAAAAGCACCGTATTTTTTAGAGTTGGCTCTTCAAAAAAAGCCTAATAATCCTAAATGGCTTTATGAAAAATCTCAACTTAAAAATATTGAACTAATTGAAAAACTTGCAATACTTAAAAAAGTTATTGCCTTAGATAATAAAAATGTTGCTTATGGTACTGCTTATGATTCAACACTAAAGGAATATAAAAAGTTTTTAGAACAAGAACGTATATTTGAAGAACAGAAAGCTAAATATGGGAGTGATATTGTTAAAAAAACGATAATTCAAGCAAGTAATTCGAATTATAACTGGGCAGAACGTGAAAATGTTAAATTAGTATATGTGCCAAAACGTAATGAAACATTTTTTATTAATAAACAAGGAAAAACTATTCTAAATACCTCAAAATATGATACCGTAACAGACTTTTTTGAAGGACTTGCTCTTGTAAGTAAAGATGAACGCTATGGTTTTATTAATATCAAAGGAGAAACGATTATACCTTTAAAATACAAAAATGCTAGAACTTTTGATGAAGGTATGGCGTTTGTTGTAGATGTAGAAACATACTTAGCAGGTTTTATAAATAAAAATGGAGAAACAGTAATCCCTTTTGAATATATAGACGTCAGTTCATTTTCAGAAGGATTGGCTTTTGCAACAAAACTCAAAGATGGGAAAAAGAGAACTCAAGATTATGTCCCAGAAAGTGATAAAAATAGCTTTTACATTGATAGAAAAGGCAATGTAAAGATTTCTGGAAAATTTGATAAAGGAGTATCTTTTATAAATAAAAGTGCTGTAGTAAAAAAATCTAAAACTTCAACTTTTATGGGTGGTGGTAATGATAAATATAAATACATTGACACTAATGGAGAATATTTATTCAATGAAGGTTTTGATATAGCAAGACCATTCAACAATAAAGGTTATGCTATAGTGGCAAATGAGAAATTCGCAAGTGGTCTGAGATGGTTTATTATTGACAGCAAAGGAGAGAAAACTAGCAAAATAACCTTTGGCAATGAACCTAAGTTTATAAATAATGTTGCTATTGCAAATATTGGTGGTAGCAGTGACTACACAAGTAAATATGTAATTATAGATGATACAGGTAAAGTATTAACAAATAAAGAATACAAGCGGATTGAATCGTTCAAGGATGGGTTAGCACTAGCTAAAGATGAGTATGATCAAAGCATATATCTAAACCTATTAGGTGAAGAAATTGATAATGATGACGAGATATTATTTAAAAGAAAAGAAAATGAGGTACTTGAAATTGAAGAGCTTAAAGATTTAAAATCTATAGATGAACTTGAGAATTCTTTAAAAGAAATATATATCCAAGTATGGAAAACAGATGATGGTTTTCTAGTTCAACACAATAATCAAAATAGTAACAATAGAGGTTTTTTCAATTGGAAAGGTGAAAATATAATTCCAGTAAAATACCCTTGGCTAACACCTTTTAGTGATGGTCTCGCTGTTTTTAGTGAGGTGAAAGGTAAATATGGCTATATGAATTTACAAGGTGATTCTGTGATAGACCCGATATATGATTTTGCAGAGATGCATTCTGAAGGTATCGCTATAGTAACGCTTAATAAAAAAATGGGGTTTATAGATACTAACGGTAAAATTGTTATACCTATAGAATATCAAGCAGTATTTGCATTTACAGAAGGTTTGGCAAGAATCTGCGATAATGGCAAATGTGGGTATATAAATGAGAATGCTGAAATCGTCATTCCTTTAAAATACATAATGGTTGAGCCATTTAAAAATGGTAAAGCTAAAGTAAGCCTTAAAAAACCTAAAAAAAATGATTATTTCTACATAAATAAATTTGGCGAAAAAGTAGAATGA
- a CDS encoding single-stranded DNA-binding protein: MQTLRNNVQLIGNLGQDPEIINLESGKKLAKFSIATNESYKDKNGEKVEQTYWHNIVAWGKTAEIVENYVCKGKEVAITGKLTNRSWDDKDGNKRYTTEVVCSELLMMSK; encoded by the coding sequence ATGCAAACGCTAAGAAACAACGTACAATTGATCGGGAATTTGGGACAAGACCCAGAAATTATCAACTTAGAGTCAGGTAAAAAACTGGCTAAATTTTCAATCGCCACAAACGAATCTTATAAAGACAAAAATGGAGAAAAGGTAGAACAAACCTATTGGCACAATATTGTAGCTTGGGGCAAAACCGCAGAGATTGTAGAAAACTACGTGTGTAAAGGAAAAGAAGTGGCCATAACGGGAAAGCTTACCAACCGTTCTTGGGACGATAAAGATGGCAACAAACGCTACACCACAGAAGTGGTTTGCAGTGAGCTTCTAATGATGTCTAAATAA
- the recQ gene encoding DNA helicase RecQ, whose amino-acid sequence MTSTTSSITQLLKTHFGYDSFKPNQEAIINDVLSGKDTLAIMPTGGGKSLCYQLPALAKEGTALVISPLIALMKDQVDALRANGITAAYYNSSQPEEEQQHVLQQLTKGELSLFYVAPESLPNLRHTISTITLNLIAVDEAHCISAWGHDFRPAYTKLGSLKQEFPQIPIIALTATADKATQDDISKQLNISHAKKHLASFDRQNLFLDVRPGQSRIKQILKFLGPRGAQSGIIYCLSRKSTEKLAQKLKQAGYKAKAYHAGLSPEDRANIQEDFVNDTTPIIVATIAFGMGIDKSNVRWVIHYNMPKNIEGYYQEIGRAGRDGLKAHTLLFYSYADVIQLRRFTEGTATEEFQLAKLERMQHYAEALSCRRKALLNYFGEHLTKDCGYCDVCQNPPKYVDGTVIAQKVCSAVARVKEQEGVTMIVDVLRGAKNAQVFDKGYQHIKTYGAINNVSWNDLQQYIIQLINLGVLEVYFHENGRLVLTPLAKAILFEGQNIQLAHTEDVKALKDAKTTKVTKNDSLFEQLRNKRSAIAAEKNVPAYIIFSDASLKDMIKKQPTTIKAFADISGVGKAKLESYAEPFIDVIKTYKAQQKPKVDTYQQTLQLYTQGMPVEDISKERDLSLNTIYSHLLKLHLEDKLSLNLNEFVTDEELSKVKTASKTLNHPEGLKPYYLHFEETIPYWKLKFALTMLEDQEK is encoded by the coding sequence ATGACATCTACTACTTCATCTATCACCCAACTATTAAAAACTCATTTTGGTTATGACAGCTTTAAGCCCAACCAAGAAGCCATTATAAACGATGTGCTTTCGGGGAAAGACACCTTAGCTATTATGCCTACTGGTGGTGGAAAATCGTTGTGCTACCAATTGCCTGCATTAGCCAAAGAAGGAACTGCTTTGGTTATTTCGCCATTAATTGCTCTTATGAAAGATCAGGTAGATGCATTGCGAGCCAATGGTATAACTGCTGCTTATTACAACAGTAGCCAACCAGAAGAAGAGCAGCAACACGTGTTGCAACAACTTACAAAAGGTGAGTTGTCTTTATTTTATGTTGCACCAGAAAGCTTACCAAACTTACGCCACACCATTAGTACAATTACTCTAAATCTAATTGCGGTAGATGAGGCGCATTGTATTTCTGCTTGGGGACATGATTTTAGACCAGCCTACACTAAACTTGGGAGTTTAAAACAGGAGTTTCCGCAAATTCCCATAATTGCTCTTACAGCAACTGCCGATAAGGCAACACAAGATGATATTAGCAAACAGCTTAATATCTCTCACGCTAAAAAGCACTTGGCCTCTTTTGATAGGCAAAATTTATTTTTAGATGTAAGACCAGGTCAAAGCCGCATTAAACAAATTCTTAAATTTTTAGGTCCTCGAGGTGCCCAAAGCGGTATTATTTATTGCCTGAGCAGAAAGAGTACAGAAAAGCTTGCCCAAAAACTAAAACAAGCTGGCTATAAGGCTAAAGCTTATCACGCAGGTTTATCTCCAGAAGACCGTGCAAACATACAAGAAGATTTTGTAAATGACACCACACCCATTATTGTGGCAACCATTGCCTTTGGTATGGGAATAGATAAAAGTAATGTGCGTTGGGTTATACATTATAATATGCCTAAGAATATAGAAGGCTATTATCAAGAAATTGGTCGTGCAGGACGAGATGGCTTAAAAGCACACACCTTACTGTTTTACAGTTATGCAGATGTGATACAATTACGCAGATTTACCGAAGGCACAGCTACAGAAGAGTTTCAGTTGGCAAAATTAGAGCGTATGCAACATTACGCTGAAGCATTAAGTTGCCGCAGAAAAGCCTTGCTTAATTATTTTGGAGAACATCTTACTAAAGATTGTGGGTATTGTGATGTTTGTCAAAATCCGCCTAAATATGTAGATGGAACAGTTATAGCGCAAAAGGTTTGCTCTGCAGTGGCACGCGTTAAAGAACAAGAAGGTGTCACTATGATTGTTGATGTGTTACGTGGTGCCAAAAATGCACAAGTATTTGATAAAGGATACCAGCATATAAAGACCTATGGTGCTATAAACAATGTTTCCTGGAACGATTTACAGCAATACATTATTCAATTAATAAATCTTGGTGTGTTGGAGGTTTACTTTCACGAAAATGGAAGATTAGTGCTTACACCTTTAGCAAAGGCAATTTTATTTGAAGGGCAGAACATTCAACTAGCACATACCGAAGATGTGAAAGCTTTAAAAGATGCAAAAACTACTAAAGTAACTAAGAATGACAGCCTATTTGAGCAATTGCGAAACAAGCGTTCTGCTATAGCTGCTGAAAAAAATGTGCCTGCCTATATTATTTTTAGTGATGCCAGCTTAAAAGATATGATTAAGAAGCAACCTACCACAATTAAAGCTTTTGCAGATATTAGTGGTGTTGGTAAAGCTAAGTTAGAGAGCTATGCAGAACCGTTTATTGATGTTATTAAAACATATAAAGCACAACAAAAACCTAAGGTAGACACGTACCAACAAACGCTTCAATTATATACGCAAGGAATGCCTGTTGAAGATATTAGCAAAGAGCGTGATTTGTCTTTAAACACTATTTACAGCCACTTACTAAAGCTTCATTTAGAAGATAAACTTTCATTAAACTTAAATGAATTTGTAACAGATGAAGAACTTTCTAAAGTTAAGACTGCAAGTAAAACATTAAACCATCCTGAAGGTTTAAAACCCTACTACCTTCATTTTGAAGAAACCATACCGTATTGGAAACTTAAGTTTGCACTAACTATGTTAGAAGATCAGGAAAAGTAA
- a CDS encoding LytR/AlgR family response regulator transcription factor yields MILDAILVEDEARSRDILRNYITKYCPNINLVGEASGVDEGLELIRNHQLDLVFLDVEMPYGNAFDLLEKVGDRTFETVFVTAYDHYAKDALNAHASYYLLKPINIDELIKAVDYVVAIKTKESQLKDKVLSANIKAVDGKITIPTQEGFEVLQVNNILYCEADNNYTTIYLEDTKKVVSKTLKYFEDALTDSGFARIHKSYLVNVNAITKYIKGKGGQVELKNGKVLSVSASKKADLLNYFS; encoded by the coding sequence ATGATCTTAGATGCCATTTTAGTTGAAGATGAGGCAAGAAGCCGTGATATTCTTAGAAATTACATTACTAAATATTGTCCCAATATTAATTTGGTAGGTGAAGCAAGTGGTGTAGATGAAGGTCTTGAGCTTATAAGAAATCATCAATTAGATCTTGTGTTTCTAGACGTTGAAATGCCGTATGGTAATGCGTTCGACCTTCTTGAAAAAGTAGGCGATCGCACATTTGAAACAGTTTTTGTTACCGCTTATGATCATTATGCAAAAGACGCCTTAAATGCTCACGCTTCGTACTATCTTTTAAAACCAATAAATATAGATGAGCTTATAAAAGCTGTAGATTATGTGGTGGCTATAAAAACCAAAGAATCACAGTTAAAGGATAAAGTGCTTTCTGCAAATATAAAAGCTGTAGATGGTAAAATAACCATTCCTACACAAGAGGGTTTTGAGGTCTTACAGGTTAATAACATTTTATACTGCGAAGCAGATAACAACTACACTACCATTTATTTAGAAGACACTAAAAAAGTGGTGAGCAAAACTCTTAAGTATTTTGAGGATGCGCTAACAGATTCTGGTTTTGCCAGAATACACAAATCCTATCTTGTTAATGTAAATGCTATTACCAAATATATAAAGGGAAAAGGTGGCCAAGTAGAGTTAAAAAACGGCAAAGTACTTTCTGTTTCTGCATCTAAGAAAGCAGATCTTTTAAATTACTTTTCCTGA